The following coding sequences lie in one Schistosoma mansoni strain Puerto Rico chromosome 3, complete genome genomic window:
- a CDS encoding putative translation initiation factor EIF-2b alpha subunit, giving the protein MTSQILDLVRRFKVLCERNPDKSEAVVAIEVLAQLHECSDVTTVQGLHDVMNAAIERMWKEGVSNLSVISACELFQRFITLATLDTVDFDECKRVGSCRRKIAENFLNYIPNGSVIFLHSYSRVVLAALEYAASTQKRLHCYVTTCAPSGLGAKMTKALAKLKVSCTLVPDNSLAYLMPQVDLVVLGAEAVVESGGILNMLGSSLMAMTASSFGRPVYVLAESFKFMRCYPLDQRHIPDEFKWSYDHECGSLSPSALLILGDGNNYLTQDENNCDFPEMKTAWADVEAQRVPVIEQKMPRVDYTSPCYINYLITDLGVLTPSAVSDELIKLYL; this is encoded by the exons ATGACTAGTCAAATATTAGATCTAGTGAGGCGCTTTAAGGTCTTATGTGAAAGGAATCCAGACAAGTCAGAGGCTGTTGTTGCTATTGAAGTCCTTGCTCAACTTCATGAATGTTCCGATGTCACAACCGTCCAAGGTCTTCATGATGTAATGAATGCAGCCATAGAACGTATGTGGAAAGAGGGAGTTAGCAATCTCTCCGTTATATCAGCTTGTGAATTATTCCAGCGTTTTATTACGCTAGCAACACTGGATACAGTCGATTTTGATGAGTGTAAAAGA GTCGGTTCATGTAGGCGAAAAATAGCAGAAAACTTCCTGAATTACATCCCTAATGGTTCAGTGATATTCTTGCATTCTTATTCCCGTGTTGTTCTTGCTGCACTGGAATATGCTGCATCTACTCAAAAGCGTCTTCATTGTTATGTGACAACGTGTGCACCTAGCGGGCTGGGTGCAAAAATGACGAAAGCGTTGGCTAAATTAAAAGTTTCCTGTACTCTTGTTCCAGACAACTCTCTTGCTTACTTGATGCCACAAGTCGACCTTGTTGTTTTGGGGGCTGAAGCTGTAGTGGAAAGTGGTGGAATATTAAATATGCTTGGTTCTTCACTAATGGCAATGACAGCATCTTCATTTGGTAGACCAGTTTATGTGCTTGCAGAATCTTTTAAATTTATGCGATGTTATCCTCTTGATCAGCGTCATATTCCTGATGAGTTCAAATGGTCTTACGATCACGAGTGTGGATCATTATCACCGTCAGCTCTATTAATTTTAGGAGATGGGAACAACTATTTAACTCAGGATGAAAATAATTGTGATTTTCCAGAAATGAAAACAGCATGGGCTGATGTTGAAGCACAAAGAGTTCCTGTAATTGAACAAAAAATGCCTCGAGTAGACTATACAAGTCCATGTTACATTAATTATCTTATAACAGATCTAGGTGTCTTAACACCTTCAGCTGTTAGTGATGAATTGATTAAATTGTATTTATAA
- a CDS encoding putative ectonucleotide pyrophosphatase/phosphodiesterase → MNIYTFLYILVYLFNTNSSTVTTTILDNDSSGSSSRLLVLLIDGLRWDVIAGHLENNTNRFGFKRLQKNGAYLQRFTPVFPAECYPNIYSLFTGRHPVDHGVILPTTFSEHTTINGKPIRSQVEGLWETGVKQNKGVHLYHLPICSTEAGTENSWYCEPYSQEVMNPMHLNATIQKAVDGLKNGSANLAVVYYDELDRIGHRYGPLSNELVHKHLVYLDHVLDYALNIIESIPNLNLMLTSDHGMATVSHQAHADRYFKGTELDRVLNRGSTLWIWPKPEFENNVYNRLLIQQSKSPFTVYNSSTILSHWEIMTNNNNNNSLLPPVLLIASPNYIFHSKAWPLNMSHYNLIDPKGMHGYDPELPDMHIPLFIYGPNINRGVQLNFTKEIRSVHIHSLMAYLASINLPDFRSLDLFKPLLSHNYYHHQLSPVLNNFYWPLNDKSSSSLSFSSTLYGDRFMVNFLIVAAALTCFFVLICAFIILAYVRCRISLTTTRVFGYQDDLDKELVKSEVLSEA, encoded by the exons ATGAACATTTACACATTTCTGTACATcttagtttatttattcaatacgAACAGTTCAACAGTAACAACGACAATCTTAGATAATGACTCGTCAGGTTCTTCATCTCGTTTACTGGTTCTTCTAATTGATGGGCTAAGATGGGATGTAATAGCTGGTCATTTAGAAAATAATACTAATCGATTCGGATTTAAACGACTACAGAAAAATGGTGCGTATTTGCAGCGTTTCACTCCTGTATTTCCTGCAGAGTGTTATCCGAATATTTACTCACTATTTACAG GTCGTCATCCAGTCGATCATGGAGTTATTCTGCCAACAACATTTAGTGAACATACAACTATTAATGGTAAGCCTATTCGTTCACAAGTTGAAGGTCTTTGGGAAACAGGAGTAAAACAA AATAAAGGTGTTCATCTTTATCATTTGCCTATATGTTCTACTGAAGCTGGCACTGAAAATAGTTGGTATTGTGAACCGTATAGTCAAGAAGTTATGAATCCTATGCATTTGAATGCTACAATACAAAAAGCTGTGGATGGGCTAAAAAACGGCAGTGCGAATTTGGCAg TGGTATACTACGATGAATTAGATCGTATCGGACATAGATATGGTCCATTATCTAATGAATTAGTTCATAAACATTTAGTGTATTTGGATCATGTTTTAGACTATGCATTGAACATCATAGAATCTATAccaaatttaaatttaatgcTAACTTCTGACCATGGTATGGCTACAGTCTCACATCAAGCACATGCTGATCGTTATTTTAAAGG GACAGAATTAGATAGAGTACTGAATCGTGGAAGTACATTGTGGATCTGGCCTAAACCAGAATTTGAAAACAAT GTGTATAATCGTTTACTAATTCAACAAAGTAAATCTCCTTTCACTGTATACAATTCATCGACCATTCTTTCACATTGGGAAATTatgacaaataacaataataataattcattattgcCACCGGTATTGTTAATCGCTTCACCgaattatatatttcattccAAGGCATGGCCATTAAATATGAGTCATTACAATTTAATCGATCCCAAAGGAATGCATGGCTATGATCCAGAACTACCTGATATGCATAttccattatttatttatggtcCAAATATTAATCGTGGTGTTCAATTAAATTTTACCAAAGAAATTCGTTCAGTTCATATACATAGTTTAATGGCTTATTTAGCATCGATTAATCTGCCAGATTTTCGTTCACTCGATTTATTCAAACCATTACTTTCAcacaattattatcatcatcagttGTCACCTGTGTTGAATAATTTCTATTGGCCATTGAAtgacaaatcatcatcatcattatcattttctTCAACATTATACGGAGATCGTTTTATGGTGAATTTTCTAATCGTAGCAGCAGCGTTAACCTGTTTCTTTGTGCTAATTTGCGCTTTCATCATATTAGCCTATGTTAGATGTCGTATTTCATTGACGACTACACGTGTATTCGGTTATCAAGATGATTTAGACAAGGAATTAGTTAAATCTGAGGTACTTTCTGAAGCTTAA